The nucleotide window GTTCCTGGAGTAGTTATTGCTGGACATAGGATTTGAATCACATGATGTGAACTTTAGGGGTTTGAGTTCAAATATGATGAAGTTTGTTGTATCATTGTGCACTTGATTATTTCATTGATTAAATTCTTTATAAATATTGAACACAGTTGTCAAATATGGATATTTTTCACTAAACATTCAAACTAGACTTCCTTGAACCTCTTCTTTGTTCTACTACGCCTCCTAGGTTTGCTGGCCTCCAAGACTTTCATGGTGGGACTAGTTGGATACGATGTTCCATGTTTATTTCACCATTATCACAGTATATATTGTCTTGTGGTGTGCTATTTATGTTATTCAGTGTTATATAGGTGCATAATGCTCTCAGTTGCTTCTCTGACATTGTATTATGGGATATACACATACAGAAAGATAGCTTTGTTTTTCATAGGAAACCAAGTAACCAACATGTCTAACTGTGAACTGATTATGCTTCGAAACATCATTTGGGATGTTACAAGTCATGCTATATACCTATTAAATTGTGTAGCAGTCGGTCAATCTTCTGGGAAACAGAGCTGTCATCTCTTTTCTCTCATGGACTCCAAAGGCTTGAAATGTTGCTTACATGTAACTAGTATAGTGTATGACTCCAGAAGATCAGCTTTTAGCCAATTATAGAGCTGGCCAGCTTCAAGCAGCATCAAAGAAATCTGGTACAAGGTTGGACCACCACCTCTTTGCCTCCAAAATTAGCAGGAATTGTATCTTTAACTCACAACAGTAGTTGTGCAATTCCTGGTAGCATGAAGATGTGTATTCATCTTCAAGATCTTGCAATTTAGACCAGATCTGTTCTGCTGCAGATGGGGCTCAAAATTGAACCCATGTACGGCTCAGGCTGGGCGTGTTTGAGACAATACAGGGCTTTGTCTGAATAGAAGTTTAATGTTTTTTTTCTGACAAATGAAACTCAAAGATGATTTGGTTCTCCTTGCTCTCTTGTTAACGGCtctattttagaaaaatgatGTAAATAATGTATATTTTATAACTTATGTTGTTAGATGTAGATCTAATTCATTTTAACAGTTAGATTTTGGTTTAGTGGTCAAAATTTCATACGCcgtataattcattgagttagatagAAACCTTAAATTTATCGCACTTGCATTTTGTAttctttctcttctctccttTTTCTTTATCCTTATTTTACAAGGTACTAGCTACCCCTGACCAATATATTGGGTTTTTCTCTATTGGAAGGGGCAGCCTGACACGTCCTTGCAGTCCTGTTTCTATCAGGAATGGTACTTATGAGTCCTTTTTAACACAGAAGGGTGACCATTATTCATTGTCTGGCCAGGAAAATAGAGGGTCACAAAGTCTCTTCTTTGAATGCCCAGGAAACAAAAGGAATCAGTGACCCCCAACATGCAGGTCGGGTTTTGAGACCCAGTTGGTCGGTTGGCATTTCAATAGGTCAAAGGGTGCCATCCTCCTTGTTCTATTTCAATAGAGTTTGGGCAGGCTTTAGGTTCCATGAATCTCTCTTTCCTTGTATCATAAAAATTGATTTTCCATAGTTTAGGGAGGGTGACATGACTAGTTCCTGTTTAGGAtgtaacattttttttttcagatgcaTAGCTATTCTGGAAGACTCCAAGGTTGACTTGTTCTTTTTCACCAAGCAACCTCAGCATTTTGCTTTATTTACGTTTCTCAGGAGTCATCTTTCACATGAGGTGCAATTAATGTTGTCAGTTTGAAAATCAGTCCATCTTGACTTAGCAATTTATGATTAGTTCTGCTTAAAGGCTCATCTTAATATGTAACTTTCACTAAGCATTAACTGATATAAATTCTTTTGTTCTTGATGTCAGTGATGCTGATGATGTTAACAATATTGATAAAAATGTTCAAACCTCAAGTGCTAACACAACTGCGGTTGTGGGGAATTTGGAAGCCAATAACACTACAGAGTCAAATCCAGGTTCAGATTTCAAATTCTAAATTCTGTTGGTCATTGAGTCTAGATTCATGTTTCAAGTATTCAGTTCTTTGTGCTGTACTGATCTTTCAAAGCTATCTGTATCTCTTGCAACTTATATCTGTCATGTCGTTTCTTGCTGAGCTTGTATTATTTGGAAGAGGGTAGTGTTGTTTTTGGGTTGGATCCACCTTGGATCAATTTCTGAAATTGATAAGGGTTCAAAGGACTTAAAACTACACCCGAATCGAGATCCAAATCCAATAAGAcagttttagatttttatttgaattcatAATTATTAAATATCAAGATATTGTTTTGGATATTGGTTTGTAAAGTTAAAAATGCACTTGTTTTCGACACATTCAATGTTTAGATATAAGAACTGACTTGATATAAACATCATAGACAAGTATAATACCATACTATTAGTATGTTTTTGGACATAAATAACACAAGTATTTTTTATGTTAAATTATAAATTCTGTTACTTGGTCTCATAGACAGATCCGGTTACATCCAAATATAAATTGAATAAGCTGTTAGATACATGTGGGTGCACATCACACCTTTCTTTTATTATGCTTCCCATCAGGGCCAGAGACAAACGTAAATTCAACTTGATTGTTGTTGGGTTGAGATATAATTATCCAAATCTGACCTTAATGACAAATTCACTTATACAGAATCATCTTAATTTGGGAGTGTTGGTGGGTTGGGGTCAGAGATTGTCACCCCTATCTTAGATATGGATGCTATATCTTGCTGCATGTGACAATGAGTACAATGTGCTTAAATAAATATCTCTGTCATGATCCTTTTTATATCTGATTGTATCACCCTATATATGTATGTCTACAGTCAGCTTATATCCTAAATTGGTCCTAGAAAACTAGAGATATCCAGTTGGTTATTTTTGTGGTTAGAATAGAATTAGAAAGTCAAAGTGGTATCCAAATTTGTAGAATGGTTGTACTTTTAGGACCACATGATGTACTGGCATAATCATTACCTTTTCTTGTAGGTGGTTATGCAATTTGTAGAAAAGTCTATGGTATTTGTGGAATTATACAGTGGTGCATTAGTGGTTTTTGTCGTCATAATTCACGATTGGCAGGGAAAATCCAACAAATTATGTAAAAGTTGCTTGCATGTGGTGGCTCTTGATTCGCCTTTCTTTGAGggtgtatatatgtatgcatgtgcGTTTGTTTGAGCATTGCTTGTAATTGTCTTTTGCAATGAGTTGCGTCAATAAAAGTACCCTTGTTTACGTTCAAATGCACTGAATATCTGATACTTCACAGATGCAAAGCCGCAGCAAGGAAATATTTTCTTGCAGCATGGAACAGATGGACGGGCAAATGAATTGTCAACCAATGGGTAAGCATATGTGGGAATAAATTTGTGACCCTGCTCTTACGTGTAGTTTGGGCTAACAGCTTGGTCTGTTGTTCAGTGGATCTGCGGAGTCAAATGCCGATCCACAGTCCTTTTGCGAGGAGGATCAGAGCTATACTCATTGTGGTAACGGTGAGCAAACCATGGGCATCTCTGGAGAAACCTGTCAGCTTCAGAGTGAGGCTGCCATTGATACACCTGCTATTCATGGGGCAAGCAGTATCACAGGTAACACCGAGAATGGTATACTAATGAAGTCAATTGAACAGGTTCTGGTTGAACCTCAACCTAGTTCTAGCAGCCGCCGGAAAAGAGCAGTAGTCAAGGTAAAAAGAGGACGGGGACGGGGACGGGGGGGCCGGGGAGCCAAGTGATGATCAACAATAGATCATGCTCATTGTACACTAGTTGTACCAAAACAAAAACACCAGTAGTTCGTAGTTTCCACTCGATTGGCATCCATTTCCAAAGTCGGTGCCTGTATCCACTGAATGTGCTGTTGTATCATTTTAGGTTTCATCATCCTAAGGCAAGAGTTGTAGTAGTTTGTAGTTTTCACTCGATCGGCATCCATTTCACTGGGTCACCTGCCTTGCACCACCCAGCCTGTAATATTTTACGACCAATCACCCGGGAATCATTGTGGAATTTGTTTGTGACTTGACATTTTACTCTGATTGATTTAAATGTCGTACTGGAAAGTAGTTATTTGCTTTATGCGCAATCCTTTCTTGCTAATGCCTCTGCCAGCAGCAGTCATTATCTTTCATTGTTCTTTGACAGGTCAAAAATCCTTTTATAACGTCAACATATTTTTCATAGTAGAGTAATTACTGTAAGATGGAGATCAAATAGCGAGCCTCATTTAGTTTCCATGTGGAATCAACTCTGAAAGTTAATACTGTAGCCAATGGCAAGAGGCAACTTAAGTTGGCATCGATTAATCTGCTGTGCTGGTTCCTTCAAGGCTCACTGTTTTGCTTGCTTTTACGGTACACTGTAGTAATAGAGCATGACACTGCCTGATTGATTTCAACCAATGCAAGGACACATCATGCATGGTGGTGATCAGTCTGCTTTCAGGCATTCGATTCAGAACCTGTAGTGAAGCAATAAGAACAAGATCAATGTTCACTCTTATTCAGGTGTGCATCTATCCGCAGCCTTGGCATGTTCTCTTCCCAGCTCGTGCCATCAAAGTGAGGAGCAGCCGCCTAATCGGGCATCGCTTGGAAAGCTTCTTTAGGAAGGCATGGCCATCTTTCCCAGCTTTGGCAGCAGAGCCATGGTTTTGGGAGGAGGTAAAGCATTGGGGCATTTGGACCAGTAATCCGCGTCGTTCTCCAGTATCCGCAGTTCCGGGCCACGGATGGTTTCCTCCGTGTGCCTCAGCCATGGATGGTCCAGTGCACACAGCTCATCCACGCGCAGAATCCAGGCGCTAGATCGAGTCCGTATCCTTGGCCACATAATCCAATCGACGTGAGCTGGGAAATTTATTGGCACAATCTTGTCGTTTAATCCGTATTCTCGGATTCCATACTCCCCAACGGTTTTGTTTTGTGTGCTTACAATCAAAAAATCATTTAGTGAGGTAAAACGTTGAAGACGATCGATGTTGGTTCCACTGATGGTTCCACTACAAACGTAAAAGTATGAAGCTGAATTTGTTCAATCAGACTCGATCGTTTTCCAGTATATTAGCATAAGTGCTGGGATGAAGgagtaaagaaataaaaaataataatataattaaaagagaatatttttaataaaaaaaatcaatgtatTAAACAAGAGGTAAGATACAgaacatttataaaatattcttaaGTACATATATTCTTTTATACTTCGATACTTCATGAATTatagtcctatttataggacctagtgataacTATCTTATCCTATTATTTCATCCATGATTGAGTTATGTGTAGGAACTACTATATGACTTTAAGATCCTGAGCCACTATTTAGAATATATCTATAACTATCTAGAACATGACAATTATCTatataactactatgaatcaattcttaaTGTTCGCCCTTGATTCTTAGTTACATATACTGATTTGAGACGTAAGATAAACATGCCTCTGAATTGGAAACGACTTTGTGAGAATATCTATAACTTCTTTATATGTTCTATAATACTTCGTTGCTATGGCTTCACTTGCTATAAGATCCCAAATGAAATGATAGTATATCTCTATATACTTCGTTTTTCTATGAAATGATGAATTCTTTATATTACAATTGTGGCTTTGTTATTACGAAATATTTAtgttacttctttttttttcttgataaaaattttaaaaaaatcttctaAGTGATATTGCTTGACAGATTGCTaatattaaaattacatattctgCTTTCGATGTCGATAATACAGTTGTTGTTTGCTTTTTTAAATTATAAGATATAGCTCTTAATCCGAGACTAAAAATACTGTCAAAAGTACTTATTCTATTATCTAAAGCTCATGTCCAATCACTATAAGTGAAACTAAATAatctatatttaaaattatgagaataccaaatttCATAATATTTAGTTCTAACAATATAATGCAGAATTCGTTTAACTCCAATATAATGTTTGCTTAGGCTATACATAAACTTGGATACTACAGTAATAGATAAGGTAATATCtagtcgagtatgagttagataaatcaaatctctaacCAAACTTTTGTAGTATCTTATATTTGTCAAATATGTAATATCTTCAAGTTTTAATTTCTTATTTACATTTATGAGTGTTACTGTAGCTTTATAATTAATCacattagattttttgagtagatccattgtataatttctttgtgaaataaattttttatataatcatTGCTTCACTTCCAACTCAAGAAAATAGTGCAATAGACCTATATATCtgatatttcaaacttattcatcaaGCATTTTTTAAATTCTACAGGTGAACTCATGTATAtagtatcatcaacataaaggcaaaccataagaatattatattcaccttccttcttgaaataaagagtaggttcattattgcttctcttaaatttattttaataaaaataataattaattttactatACCATGCTCTTAAAACTTGTTTAAAGCCATAAAGAGTTTTTTTTAGTTTATACATATTTTTTTCATGTCCTTTAACCAAAAAAAACTTTCGGGTTTAACAAAAACCTCTTCTTgtaaatctccatttaaaaacataaattttatattaaattgatAAATAGGTCAACTCAAGTGAGCAATTAAAACTAAGAAAATTTTCACGATTTTAAATTTAGCAACCGGAGTTAaagtattattaaaattaatactTTGTTGTTGCTTTTACTATAAGTCGAGTTTTATATTTTTAGATACTTCGATCTGTTTTATATTTTGCTTTGAACacctattttaatctaataattttattttcttttggtagATCTATTAGCTTCCGGGTTTTATTCTTCTCAAATGACTTGATTTTCTCTTTGATTACCTTTTGTTATTCTTCTTTTACAACTGTTTCCTTAAAACTTATatgatctaaaataaacaaaacaaatattGAATCATAATTGGTGATCTAAATTTTCTTAGAGGGGTTTTATCTAAGGaatcatttgatgaatttgaattgTTATTAGGTGAGGTagacgatgaacttgttggagcaggTTTTATCACTTGATTTTGTAGAGTGTTTAGTTCTGTTGGAATCTGAATTTATATTTCATCTTCGTTAGTCTcacaattccaacttgccctttcatcaaatataatatttctgttaataataactttatcACTAATAGGATTATACAATCGATATGCTTTGGATTATAATGAATAactaattaagatatattttttagatttttcatcaagcttgtgatgattttatgaatttacCAAAGTATTATCAATGTaacaaaaaaattcttagatggcttATACTTGGCTTCATATCATACTAAGTCTCAAAAGGAATTTGTTTCATAATAGTCTTTGttagtgaaatattcaacaaataaactactgTTATAACTGCTTTTGCcctaaactgatttggaagatagcttatcattttattatgatgtatgtgatattGTTAAttctttatgaatattattttcttcataaaaataattaaactcattaaataaaaattcatcacctctatctatttgatttaataattttaaacccttaatgttaatatgtccatatcttaaatgtcacaAATTAGAGTCATTCTTTTGAATTGTAATAACATACTTTTTAAAACATCAATTTGAAAATCTTATTTTATGTCATTTTAATCaaactagatttttttttattcaataaactatcatcaaatataattgaatatctataatatatcaatTGTCTAatgctcaacaagttatgtgataaattaggaacaaaaaaatattattaaggtGTTTTACCTTCCTTTGACTTGTCTTCACATCAATTATTCTTTTTCCTTCCACTTagatttgtttattatatttaaatctaaattttaacTTGTGAGTTTTATATGTAACATATGATTAGAATATTTACTATAAAAAACGAAATATTATTTAAGATATCATTAACTTATGAATGAGTAAACTTATTACTTTCTTTattttcctccacatagcttGTTGCTTTTCTGTTTTTCAGCAATCTACCTTCATGTGATCAAACTTTTTATAACAGTGACATTCAATTCCACTCATGTAGTTtttctttatcataatttgattatttttattcATTATGCCCATCAAAATGTCATCTTCCACTTcctttttcatttcttttaccATGAAATCCTCCTTTGCCACATCCTCTTCCTATAGATTTTTTGTCTTTCTTtaaagtagaagactccccctcGACTTAAAATACTTTTTCTTTACTTTTCTTAATTGACCTGTTGAACCTAACTAACTTAATGTGCTTACAAGGAACATATtagttcattaaataaaaatgtAGATAAaccttttgactcctcaattacgGTAATTATATGATCAAATTttagagttaaacttctcaaaacttttacaatGATTATAATCATAAAGgtattcaccataagatttcattttacTAACAATTTTAGTTacttgagaaagaaaatcttgtactgattcattacttttcatgaataaaattttaaactcatgATGAAGGGTATGAAGTTTTAGCATAACCACTCTTGATGAGTCTTGAAATTCATTTCGAAGTATCACCTAAGTTTGCTTTGAGATTGTCATTATtataattcttgagaagattatcTCATGTATTTGAATCTTTCCTTTTATTCTCTCTCGACCTAGTTTTTTTTATCTAGATCTACTTAtctattctctattaagtcccaaaaatCTCGAGACTTGAATATATTCTTTATCTTGATATTCTAAAATTCCTAACATTTGCCTAAGAAGATAAGAATAAAGGGTTAAGATATGGAATTGTCATTGAAAGTCATAATGCTCCATTAAGATTGAAACTTATCTTTGATACTATAAATGTTAGGGATGGAGGAGTAAGAAAAcgaaaaaaatagaatactatgaTGTAATAAAAGAGAATGATTTCAATCAAAAAAACTAATGTagtgttaaaaaaaaatataagacaTAAAATACTTATAAGATATTTTCAAGTATATTGTTTTATAAATTATACtcatatttataggacctaatggtAACTACCTCATCTCATCATATCATCTATGATTAAGCTAACTGTAGAAACTACCTTATAACTTTTAGATCATCAGTCACTACTTATAACATgtctataattatttataatataataattatctaaataattaatatttaaaatatgattatTATTTAAATAACTAATATGAATTAATTCTcaattagatttaataataacaataacaacaacaacactaACGAGGACGAGGAGTAGATGATACCGATGAGATCGAGCCATTTCTCTGTTTCTCGTTTCCAGTACAGTCGATATAATCAAACTTTGGGTTCTCGTGTCAAACTTCGTCGAGTGTGAGGTTAGCAGTGGCGTCATCAAGTCATCAAACTTTGGGTTGCCGTGTCAAACTTCGTCGAATGTGTGGTTAGCAGTGAGTCTCCGACTTCCGATCTCCATCCTCTGCTAGTTTTAGGCTCACCCACCGCAGAGTTATCGGCAATCGACACAGAACAATGGCAGCAGTGTCGGCGACAACAGGGGAGGTGAAGCTGTTGGGACTTTGGAGGAGTCCCTACGTGACCAGGGTGGGGATCGCTTTGAACCTCAAGAAAGTAGGGTACGAGTTCGTGCAGGAGGAGGTACAAGGGCAGAAGAGCGAGATCCTGCTGAAGTCCAACCCTGTGTACAAGAAGATCCCCGTCCTCATCCACCAGGGAAAGCCCGTCTGCGAGTCCGCCATCATCGTGGAGTACATCGACGAGATTTGGACCAGCGAGCCTCCCATCCTGCCCTCCCACCCCTTCGACCGCGCCGTCGCTCGCTTTTGGGTCACCTACATTGATGACAAGGTTGGTCTCCACGCCTTCCCTTATGGCATCCATTTCAACGTGCTTAAATATTGAATTTGATGTGGCACTTAATTCCTTCGTTTTCTGGCAGTTGCTTGCGCTGGTTAGGACTCTCGTTTTCGGAGCAACCGAAGGGACGTCCAAGGCAGAAGTAGCAGACGGAGGGGCAGAAGCTTTTCAGCTGCTGGAAGAGGCTTTCGCCAAGTGCAGCCACGGGAAGGAGTACTTTGGTGGTGACACCATTGGCTACTTGGATATCGCCCTGGGGTGCTGGCTGGGGTGGATCAAGGCGGTGGAGGAGGTGAGCAACATCAAGTTCTTGGACGAGAAGAAGGTTCCGCTACTGGTGGGATGGGCGGAGCGCTTCTTGCAGAACGAGGCAGTGAAGGGAACCATGCTGGAGGCAGACGAATACGTACAACGTGTTAAAAACCTTTCAGCGTCTGCTCGTTAACAGAAGTCGATGGTTCTTCGTGAGCATGATAGCGAGCTGCTAAATTTCTGCAAAGGACGTTTAATTGGCTGCGAGAATTGCAATCTGCTTTCTTCTGGCTTGTTGGCATCAACAGTTCACTGTAACTCGCAAATAAAAGACATTTGGTCGATAACTATTTCGCTCTCCCAAGCGCAGTTGGGTTTATGAATCTTCCTTGAGAAAAGTCTGAAATAATAAAGGAAATGGAACCATTATTTTccttattttcttctttctttcttgagCTGGCTTTCTGcttataattgagttagtagatGGGATTGTCTAAGACACATCTTTATTAGGTGTAGAAAACTATATGCAAATCCAAGTTCTCAATTTAAAGCAtgaatcaatattctcataaatcAATCTAAATATTAGTTTATTTTCGATGTAAAATTAAATTGAGATGTTACGATCACATAATCTTTTGCTCaaaattttgttctcttttgcagcaGCAACTTTTGAGCCATACCTTTTACAAAAGTATTGCATGACTAAGGCAAAATCAATTAAATCATTAATATCCTTCTTGGTGACACTTGTCTCAGTTGATCATGTTGCATGGTACTGTTACAAAAGCATCAGCTGTCTTGCAAACATTATCATCTTGTAGGAAAGGAGATGTTCGATCTTCTCCACCAACACGATTACAGAGAAGTAGGCAGAAATGATAGAACTTCCCCTTCGCTCTAATCCAATGATCCATGATGGAGTATCCGTGGCAGAACCCACGGTTGCGGTGTCAAATCAAACCAGATTAAAGGCTCGCAGTGGTTTGTCACACTCCTACCGACCTCAGAATAGATATCATTTCACGGCACAAACTTCCCGATTTCCATCCAcccataaatattatatttaggtCATGACGGCCAGAAATCAACCACAGGAGTAGATAGATTAAAATAGTCATCTCGAGTTGAACATCCGTACGAAACCGACAAGATGGAAATACGGTAGTCATTCGTATATATGCATAGCCATCGCAGTGTTATTGGCAATCGGCACAAGCTTGTGCTCTGATCTATCGCTGAGGCAAAATGGCAGCAGCTGCAACAGGGGAGGTGAAATTGTTGGGGCATAAGATGAGCCTCTTCGTGACGAGGGTGGAGATCGCTTTGAACCTAAAGAAAGTAGGGTACGAGTTCGTGCAGGTGGAGGTACACGGGCAGAAGAGATCCTGGTGAAGTCCAACCCTGTGTACAAGAAGATCCCCGTCCTCATCCACCAGGGAAAGCCCATCTGCGAGTCCGCCATCATCGTGGAGTACATCGACGAGATGTGGACCAGCGAGCCTCCCATCCTCCCCTCCCACCACTTCGACCGCGCCGTCGCTCGCTTTTGGGCCACCTACATCGATGACAAGGTTGGTCTCCACGCCTTCCCTTATGGCATCCATTTCTACGTGCTTAAAGATTGAATTTGATGTGGCACTTAATTCCTTCGTTTTCTGGCAGTTGCTTGCGCTGGTTAGGGCTCTCGCTTTCGGAGCAACCGAAGGGACGTCCAAGGCAGAAGCAGCAGACGGAGGGGCAGAAGCTTTTCAGCTGCTGGAAGAGGCTTTCACCAAGTGCAGCCACGGGAAGGAGTACTTTGGTGGTGACACCATTGGCTACTTGGATATCGCCCTGGGGTGCTGGCTGGGGTGGATCAAGGCGGTGGAGGAGGTGAGCAGCATCAAGTTCTTGGACGAGAAGAAGGTTCCGCTGCTGGTGGGATGGGCGGAGCGCTTCTTGCAGGACAAGGCTGTGAAGGAAGTCACGCCGGAGATTGACGAATTCGTACAATATGCTAAAATGATTTTAGCATCTGCTCGTTAAAATTCTATATGACTTGGGTTTCAGTTTGTGATCATTGTGGGTGAGATTTGGGTTTATGTTTTCTGCTGGTTTGTAGGAATTGCGCTATGTTGTTGGCGTCCGTGTTATTTAACCAAATAAGTTATTGCCATATGGATGATTTTGACCAAATGAAATATTATATTGCATGGCGACCAGAAATTAACACGAAAAGAAGAGAATGGGCAGATTAAAGTCGCCATCCTCGAGTTGAATGTCAAACATTTCTTGGCGTATACGCAACGACAATAtccttggaatatatatatatatatatatatatatatatatatatatattatatgtgtgtgtgtgtgtgtgtgttggacCAACACAGGCTTGTCCTCCAGTCTATGACGGGAGCAGATGGCAGCAGCGTTGGACCTTCGCCCCTTCGTCATGAGGGTGGAGATCGCTTTGAAGCCAAAGAAAGCAGCGTACGAGTTCGAAGAGGTGGAAATATTTGGGCAGAAGAGCGAGATCGATAGAAGATCGGAGatatatatgatatgataattttatatttttatatatttcattttttaatgaatttattatttaaaaatcaattatagatttaaatatatgatttgattGAGTAATATTAGTGATTGATGGAGAGTAATATCTCCCTTTAAACCTATATAAATATGTAATACTGTAATGAGCTTTCATAATAAATTTCTCACTTTTTCATATTATCaaaatttcttttatcttttctctcttctctctcttcttttatcATACTCGGAGATCGAGAGTTATTGTCGTCTCCTCTGCCCCCTCACATCACTTGTATATTGTAAATAGTGATCCCTTAATGATCTGCAATAAACCAACCTCCCCTCTTGCTCCATTAAACCCTTCTTCAAGCATGAAGTCTTCTCCTCACATCACAGTAGATCTATCAGCCTCAGTTTGATCTGTTGCCCTCTTGCGTCTTGTTATCACCGTCGACAATTTGCCtcttctataatctacaaatttgacTTACCTCTTGCACCTTGCTATCACCATTACCAATCGATAGATTTACCACTACCATCAACCACAGGTGACAGCAATCGACTAATCATTCTCCTCCATTGATCGTTCTTTTACTCCTTGCTCACTAGATAGCAAATACTCACAGAAATACTGATCAGCAACTACTGATCCACAGTGCTCAACTAATTGTCTTCTGATTTGATCTACTCTA belongs to Musa acuminata AAA Group cultivar baxijiao chromosome BXJ3-5, Cavendish_Baxijiao_AAA, whole genome shotgun sequence and includes:
- the LOC135638988 gene encoding glutathione S-transferase U18-like, giving the protein MAAVSATTGEVKLLGLWRSPYVTRVGIALNLKKVGYEFVQEEVQGQKSEILLKSNPVYKKIPVLIHQGKPVCESAIIVEYIDEIWTSEPPILPSHPFDRAVARFWVTYIDDKLLALVRTLVFGATEGTSKAEVADGGAEAFQLLEEAFAKCSHGKEYFGGDTIGYLDIALGCWLGWIKAVEEVSNIKFLDEKKVPLLVGWAERFLQNEAVKGTMLEADEYVQRVKNLSASAR
- the LOC103984645 gene encoding glutathione S-transferase U18, with product MWTSEPPILPSHHFDRAVARFWATYIDDKLLALVRALAFGATEGTSKAEAADGGAEAFQLLEEAFTKCSHGKEYFGGDTIGYLDIALGCWLGWIKAVEEVSSIKFLDEKKVPLLVGWAERFLQDKAVKEVTPEIDEFVQYAKMILASAR